From the Oligoflexus sp. genome, one window contains:
- a CDS encoding carboxyl transferase domain-containing protein, which translates to MKRVRLAHGQARGLRDPPQELFYVVAGLELYREHIEAEQSSFHKNAARGRPSLRTESAPFLHLSIGQQTVPLKIARLGPDLYQLRLQGYALMLRYHMDSPWERSLQFVNGPLLPILVHADGESFGIEIEGVHETVRRPHIETVRAPGPGVIQSIHVKVGDQVKKGDSLLTLEAMKMELAVTAPCDGRVQQVFVVTNTPALRGSSLLQLQTTPSPLPLAQGEADAAFQPWLQHASESMHGLHGFYLKAVLLGYDVDPDALPLELRSYQQYLATLDIAEAQAEIHELLTSFIAIKRLFRKHPHPLPDDELDHFASEDHLITYLRTPEKTVALPAAFLVDLERALRLYREDGTKDGAQRDALYWLYQSKCAEPAQLQIVNALLEFLRNLPVPTGPAATRELKCLQDLQSIAQNRFQDLYELCLHLKYARFEKALFERTKTRSLAQAEQLLTQLEREPHRRDIWQALIDVPYPLGPMLMQRLCQGTAAQKVQLLGLLLSRYYCQHQTEAWHEGASTVPPSLSCQLQIDHKPGLLTAFYIEPRGRQGLKDNLLLLLERNAHGSMHTIELFLGDGVSVADIQADLQDTIWPDNLRRVTLHGRGPAAETCSFLTLQRDDEGRLHESTFFQNFHPSFADRLQLERWRNFNLERLPSAPSIFLFRAVARQNPKDERLVAMAEVRELHAIRDADGRVMSLPHLEHLVSDCFASIRSVQMQRPRNRLHWNVIELRVWPVLDLGRQELYQIARSLARGSEHLGLEKLLWRGPVKDPATGRVHDRLLEFKKPSGMDLTIHDLAPSEQTVEALTEYQQKVIKLRQRSLIYPYELIRMYCREEDAQSNFPRGCFQEYDLVDGMLQPVNRPWGENRSNIVVGTIRHDTERYPEGMQRVILLGDPSRGLGNLSEPECRRIIAALDLAQARNAPVEWFAISSGAKIAMDSGTENMDWIAAALRKIIDFTQHGGEINIVVMGINVGAQPYWNAEATMLMHTKGVLIMLPQSAMVLTGKRALDYSGGVSAEDDLGIGGYSRIMGINGQAQYFAQDAAEACTILLQHYEHSYVAPGERFPRPAVTHDPIDRDVCTYPHGGEFAVVGQVFAPLDNPGRKKPFEIRQIMRATIDQDHAPLERWADMLDAENAVVWDAHLGGHPVCLLGIESKPMHRKGAVHADGPEQWTGGTLFPLASKKIARAINAASGVRPLVVLANLSGFDGSPESMRLCQLEFGAEIGRAVVNFSGPIVFCVVSRFHGGAYVVFSKTLNDNLQILALEGTYASVIGGAPAAGVVFAGEVELRAQQHPDIVALQDALKKADATLKKDLYKQLEVKLGQVRALMVGQIAEEFDHEHSVQRALQVGSLHRIIAPERLRPEVIAALEPGMTMEKNRWLAGLRGSQMHEGSVGPRPAG; encoded by the coding sequence TTGAAACGGGTCAGGCTCGCCCATGGTCAGGCTCGTGGGCTGCGCGATCCCCCGCAGGAACTATTTTATGTGGTGGCGGGGCTTGAGCTCTATCGCGAGCACATCGAGGCGGAACAGTCCAGCTTCCATAAAAACGCAGCCCGCGGTCGCCCATCCCTGCGTACCGAATCCGCCCCGTTCTTGCATCTGAGCATAGGTCAGCAAACTGTGCCGCTCAAAATAGCGAGGCTCGGCCCGGATCTTTATCAGCTTCGACTGCAAGGCTACGCGCTGATGCTGCGTTACCATATGGACAGTCCGTGGGAACGCAGCCTGCAGTTTGTGAACGGGCCCTTGCTTCCCATACTCGTGCATGCGGACGGCGAAAGTTTCGGAATCGAAATCGAAGGTGTGCATGAAACCGTCAGGCGTCCGCATATCGAAACTGTGCGTGCACCCGGTCCCGGCGTGATACAAAGCATTCACGTGAAGGTCGGCGATCAGGTGAAAAAGGGCGACAGCCTTTTGACTCTGGAAGCCATGAAAATGGAACTCGCTGTGACTGCACCTTGCGATGGGCGCGTGCAGCAGGTCTTTGTGGTGACCAACACCCCCGCTCTGCGCGGCAGTTCCCTGCTTCAATTGCAGACGACGCCATCGCCTCTGCCCCTCGCGCAGGGCGAAGCCGATGCCGCATTCCAGCCTTGGCTGCAGCATGCGAGTGAGTCGATGCATGGCCTCCACGGTTTTTATCTGAAAGCTGTGCTGCTCGGTTATGATGTTGATCCTGATGCCCTCCCCTTGGAATTGCGGAGCTATCAGCAGTATCTCGCGACTCTCGATATTGCCGAGGCACAGGCGGAGATCCATGAGCTTTTGACTAGCTTCATCGCGATTAAACGCCTCTTCCGCAAACATCCTCATCCTTTGCCCGATGATGAACTGGATCATTTTGCAAGCGAAGACCACCTGATCACCTACCTCCGCACGCCGGAAAAAACCGTGGCTCTGCCCGCCGCATTCCTGGTGGATTTGGAGCGGGCGCTGCGGCTTTACCGTGAAGACGGAACAAAAGACGGCGCGCAGCGCGATGCCTTGTACTGGCTCTATCAAAGCAAGTGTGCTGAGCCCGCCCAGCTTCAGATAGTCAACGCTCTGCTGGAATTCCTACGAAACCTTCCCGTGCCGACGGGCCCGGCCGCCACTCGTGAACTCAAGTGCCTCCAGGATCTGCAGTCTATCGCTCAGAATCGTTTTCAGGATCTTTACGAACTTTGTCTTCATTTGAAATATGCCCGCTTTGAAAAAGCGCTCTTTGAACGAACGAAAACCCGTAGCCTGGCCCAGGCCGAGCAGCTTTTGACCCAATTGGAACGAGAGCCTCATCGCCGCGATATCTGGCAGGCATTGATTGATGTCCCCTATCCTCTGGGTCCGATGCTGATGCAGCGTCTCTGCCAAGGGACTGCGGCGCAAAAAGTCCAGCTGCTGGGACTCTTATTGAGCCGCTACTACTGTCAGCATCAAACCGAAGCCTGGCATGAAGGAGCATCAACGGTCCCTCCGTCTCTGTCATGCCAGCTGCAAATCGATCATAAACCTGGGCTATTGACAGCCTTTTATATCGAACCTCGGGGCAGGCAAGGACTGAAGGATAATCTTTTGCTGCTTTTGGAACGCAACGCGCATGGAAGCATGCACACGATTGAACTCTTCCTGGGTGACGGCGTGAGCGTTGCCGATATCCAGGCCGACCTGCAGGATACGATCTGGCCAGACAATCTGCGGCGCGTGACTCTTCATGGTCGGGGCCCTGCTGCGGAAACCTGCAGCTTCCTTACCCTGCAGCGGGATGATGAGGGACGATTGCATGAGTCCACCTTCTTTCAAAATTTTCATCCCAGTTTTGCCGATCGCCTGCAGCTGGAACGCTGGCGCAATTTCAATCTCGAACGCCTGCCGTCCGCCCCTTCGATCTTCCTCTTCCGCGCGGTGGCCCGGCAGAATCCCAAGGACGAACGTTTGGTGGCCATGGCCGAGGTGCGGGAGCTTCACGCCATCCGTGATGCCGATGGCCGCGTCATGAGCCTGCCCCATCTTGAACACCTTGTGAGCGATTGCTTTGCCAGCATTCGTTCCGTGCAGATGCAAAGACCACGCAACCGACTCCACTGGAATGTGATTGAGCTGCGTGTCTGGCCCGTCCTGGATCTGGGCCGTCAGGAGCTTTATCAGATCGCCCGATCCCTGGCGCGCGGCTCGGAACATCTGGGTCTGGAAAAGCTGCTGTGGCGAGGACCTGTCAAAGATCCAGCAACCGGCCGGGTTCACGATCGACTGCTGGAATTCAAAAAACCCAGCGGCATGGATTTGACGATACACGACCTCGCTCCCAGTGAGCAAACGGTCGAGGCTCTGACCGAATACCAGCAAAAGGTGATAAAGCTGCGACAACGATCCTTGATCTATCCCTATGAATTGATCCGCATGTACTGCCGTGAAGAAGACGCGCAATCGAATTTTCCCAGGGGTTGTTTTCAGGAATATGATCTTGTGGATGGAATGCTCCAGCCGGTGAATCGACCCTGGGGAGAGAATCGCAGCAATATCGTCGTTGGGACCATCCGGCATGATACAGAACGCTATCCTGAAGGCATGCAGCGGGTGATTCTGCTCGGTGATCCCTCGCGCGGGCTGGGCAATCTTTCCGAACCCGAATGTCGGCGCATCATCGCAGCCCTTGATCTTGCGCAAGCGCGGAACGCTCCTGTGGAATGGTTCGCCATCTCGTCCGGGGCGAAGATCGCGATGGACAGCGGCACGGAAAACATGGACTGGATCGCTGCAGCGCTGCGAAAAATCATAGACTTCACCCAGCACGGGGGCGAGATCAACATCGTCGTCATGGGGATCAATGTCGGAGCGCAGCCCTACTGGAACGCGGAAGCCACCATGCTGATGCATACGAAGGGCGTCCTGATCATGCTGCCTCAAAGCGCAATGGTCCTGACAGGGAAAAGGGCCCTGGATTATTCAGGCGGTGTCTCAGCCGAGGATGATCTTGGGATTGGTGGGTATTCAAGGATCATGGGCATCAACGGCCAGGCCCAGTATTTCGCGCAGGATGCGGCCGAAGCCTGCACGATACTTCTGCAGCATTATGAACACAGCTACGTGGCGCCGGGTGAACGCTTCCCAAGACCCGCCGTGACTCATGATCCGATCGATCGTGATGTCTGCACCTATCCGCATGGAGGTGAGTTTGCGGTGGTGGGTCAGGTGTTCGCGCCCCTTGATAATCCGGGACGCAAAAAACCCTTTGAAATAAGGCAAATCATGCGGGCGACCATCGACCAGGACCATGCTCCCCTGGAACGCTGGGCGGATATGCTCGACGCTGAAAACGCGGTGGTATGGGATGCGCATCTCGGCGGCCATCCCGTCTGTCTGCTCGGCATTGAATCGAAACCCATGCATCGAAAGGGAGCCGTGCATGCGGATGGACCTGAACAGTGGACGGGTGGAACACTGTTCCCACTCGCCTCGAAAAAAATCGCGCGGGCCATCAACGCCGCGAGTGGCGTCCGGCCTCTGGTCGTTCTCGCCAACCTTTCGGGATTTGACGGTTCACCGGAGTCGATGCGCCTTTGCCAACTCGAATTCGGAGCCGAGATCGGGCGCGCTGTGGTGAATTTTTCAGGACCTATCGTCTTCTGCGTGGTGTCCCGCTTTCACGGAGGCGCCTATGTGGTCTTCTCGAAGACTCTGAACGATAATCTCCAGATTCTGGCTCTGGAAGGCACCTATGCCTCCGTCATTGGTGGAGCCCCGGCTGCGGGTGTGGTCTTCGCCGGGGAAGTGGAACTCAGGGCCCAGCAGCATCCGGATATCGTCGCGCTCCAGGACGCTTTGAAAAAGGCGGATGCGACCCTGAAGAAAGACCTTTATAAGCAGCTTGAAGTCAAGCTTGGACAGGTACGCGCCCTGATGGTCGGACAGATAGCGGAGGAATTCGACCACGAGCACAGCGTACAACGGGCACTGCAGGTAGGATCCCTGCATCGCATCATCGCCCCGGAGCGTTTGCGCCCGGAAGTCATTGCAGCGCTGGAACCAGGTATGACCATGGAAAAGAATCGGTGGCTGGCAGGGCTCAGGGGTTCGCAAATGCACGAGGGTTCTGTGGGCCCTCGTCCGGCCGGATAG